TTTTTTATATGACTTATTCCAATCATTGTTTAATATGTACATTGCAAAAAGTATTCTTCGATGCACGGGTTTCAGACCATCTCGAACATCAGGTAAAGCTCTTCCAACTATAACAGACATCGCATAGTCTAAATAAGAACTTTTTAATTCTTCTTCAATATTAACTTGTATGATTTCTCGTGCAAGTTCTTTCATAGTAACTATTTTCTCTTTTAAATTTGATGAAATTAAGTGAAAATTATAACATAATTAAAATATTAGATGCATTGAAAGAAATAAATTCTAAATTTAAAATATTTTTATTTAATTATTAATATGTTAAAAATATATTTTATATTGTTTATTTCAAATGAAAGTATTAAAATAATAGCTTATTAAAATTATTTTATTAATATTTATCAATATTAAAAATAATATTTTTTAAGTATAATTAAATATGAGATTTTTTTATGAAAGATGCAGAAAAAAAATTAATAGAAAATTTATTTTGTCGTTTAAAAAAAACTGAATTAAATTCTTTTGAACGAGATACTGAAGCAAATAGTTTAATTCAAGATTTAGTAAAAAATCAACCATATTCTTCTTATTACATGACACAAACAATTTTGATTCAAGAAACAGCAATAAAAAAACTAAGTTTAAAAGTTGAAGAATTAAATAAAAAGATATCAGATTTAAAATTAAATCAACCGAATAAAAAATCAAGTTTCTTATCTAATTTGTTTAAAAAAGAATCAATTCCTTCAGAAAGGTCTAACAATGTTTGGAAAAGTAATCAAAATATTACAGGATCGTATAATCCTTTACCAGTATCTCCTTCAACTATGAGTAATAGTGCAAGTAACAGTGGTGGTGCTAGCAATGGTTTTCTTAAAAATGCTTTGCAAACAGCAACTGGTGTAGCAGGAGGAATGGTTTTAGGTAATATGTTGATGAATATTTTTAATCATAGCAAACCTGAAGAAGAGGTATTTGATACCATTAATGAATCTTCTATATCTAATATAGAAGACAGTGAATTTCATAGCAATATTGAACACAATTTAGTTGATTATAACAATAATGATGAAAGCTCTTTTGATATCTCTGAAAATACATCTAATTTTAACGATGAGTATATTGATGAAATAAGCAATTCAGAAGGAAATAGTGATATAAATAATGATATAATAAGCGATATAAATGATGATAATTTTATTTAATTGTTAAAATATTTTACGTAGAAATTATTTTGCATTCAATAATTTAAATAAAGCCAGCATATTTTTTGCTGACTTTAAAATAAAAAATAATTTTTAAGAAAAATGTTTGTCTAAATATGAAGAAATTCCTTTTAAAGAAGTAGTTATTCCATCTTTTCCTGGTTCCCAATTCGCAGGACATACTTCTCCATATTTATTATGAAATTCTATAGCGTCTATCATTCGTATGATTTCATTTATATTGCGTCCAAATGGAAGATCATTAACAACCTGATGACGTATTGTCCAATTTGCATCGATTAAGAATGAAGCTCTTAGTGCTATATTAAATGTTGGATGTTCAATTCCATAAGCTTTTTGAATTTCATGTTTAATATCAGATATCATTGGAAATTTAATCTTTCCAATTCCACCATTTTTAGGCGCGGTGTTTTGCCATGCTTGATGAACAAAAACACTGTCAATAGAAACACCTACAATTTTTACATTTCGTTTATGAAATTCTTCATAAGATTTATTAAATTCCATGATTTCAGAAGGACATACAAAAGTAAAATCCATAGGCCAAAAAAACAATATCACTGATTGACCGTTAGAATATTTTTTAAAATCAAAAGTATTTGTGATTTCACCGTTACCTAAAATTGCTGGAGCTATAAAATTTGGTGCTTTTTTTGTGACTAAAACCATTTTTTTCTCCTTTTATTTTGAAATATAATTAAATTTCTACTTTTTTAAAAAATATTTTATTTAATTAATTGATAAAAGAGTTATTTATGAATACTAGTTTAACTTGGAAAGATATTTTATCTCAAGAAAAAAAAAAATATTTTTTTGATATGATTAATTACATTAAAAAAGAACGTTTAAAAAAAATAATATATCCTTCTTCAAAAGATATGTTTAATGCTTTTTTATTAACTTCTTTTGATGAAATTAAAGTAGTTATTATTGGTCAAGATCCTTATTTCTCAAAAAATCAAGCGCATGGTTTAGCATTTTCAGTGCCTAAAAATAAAAATATACCACCTTCTTTAAAAAATATATATAAAGAATTAAATAATGATTTTAAAAAAAGATATATATTTCACCATGGTTGTCTTGAGAATTGGGCAAAACAAGGAGTTTTTTTGTTAAATACTATTTTGACGGTTGAGTCAGGAAAACCAAAATCTCATAATAATATAGGATGGGAAATATTTACTAATAAAGTAATTTCTTGTATTAGCCAATATAAAAAATCTATTGTTTTCTTACTTTGGGGGGGCAATGCTCATAAAAAATATAACTTAATTGATATAAATAAACATTATATTTTAAAATCATCCCACCCATCTCCATTATCAGCTAATCGAGGTTTTTTTGGGTGCAAACATTTTTCTAAAACTAATAAAATATTAACTAAATGTAAAAAAAAAGAAATTAATTGGTTTGATATTTAGATTTATATGTAAAAATAGAAAAAATTTAAAAATTTTTTCTATTTTTTATCTTAAATAGTGTAATTTTTTTAATTAGAAATATAAATTTTTTAAATTTTAGAAATTTTTACTAATGCTTTTCGAATAACAATATTATTAAAGCTTAAACCTATTCGTTTTATTGAAATAATACGATCAGGTTGTATTTCTGTTGAATTTTCGGTTAATATAATATTATGAATTTTTGGATTAAAAATTTCATTTTTTTTGCCTTCTTTTTTTACTCCAAATTTATATATTATTTTAAATAAAGACTCTAATATTAATTTTATTCCTTGTACTAATGGTTTTTCATCTAAATTTAATTTCTTAGATAAAGATAAAGTATCTTCTAGCGCATCAATGATAGGAACAATTTTTTTAAAAAATTCTTCTTTTTTTATGTTTTTGATATTTTTTATTTTTATTTCAGCATCTTTTTTAATGTTTTCTATATGAGCTAAATGTCTTAATTGTATATCATGTATTTTTTTTTGATTATTAAATATCTTTTCTTTTAATTCGCTTAATTGATTTGTATTATTTTTTTCAACTTCAGAAGTATCATGTATTTTTTTTTCAATTTCTTTTTTTATGTCTTTTTTTTCGATATTTTTATTTTTTGGTTGTTTTTCTTCAGTATCCATAATATCACCGTTTTGAACATTACTGATTAGTTAAATATAGATTTATTGATATGTCTTTTAAGTTGATTCATGTATTAATTATATATATTCATTAGGAATTTTAATTTAATGAAACAATATTTTAATTGTATCGGTATTGTTGGACGCCCTCGTCATTCTAATGCATTAAAAACACATGAGATGCTTTATAGATGGCTAATTAAAAGAGGTTATAAAGTTTTTATTGAATATAATATTTCCAAAAAATTAAAGTTAAAAAACCCAAAAACTGCTACATTAATAGAAATTGGTCAACTTTGCGATTTAGCTATAGTAATTGGTGGAGATGGAAATTTATTATGTACTGCTAGAATTTTATCATATTTTAATATTA
This portion of the Buchnera aphidicola (Aphis gossypii) genome encodes:
- a CDS encoding DUF2076 domain-containing protein, which codes for MKDAEKKLIENLFCRLKKTELNSFERDTEANSLIQDLVKNQPYSSYYMTQTILIQETAIKKLSLKVEELNKKISDLKLNQPNKKSSFLSNLFKKESIPSERSNNVWKSNQNITGSYNPLPVSPSTMSNSASNSGGASNGFLKNALQTATGVAGGMVLGNMLMNIFNHSKPEEEVFDTINESSISNIEDSEFHSNIEHNLVDYNNNDESSFDISENTSNFNDEYIDEISNSEGNSDINNDIISDINDDNFI
- a CDS encoding peroxiredoxin C — encoded protein: MVLVTKKAPNFIAPAILGNGEITNTFDFKKYSNGQSVILFFWPMDFTFVCPSEIMEFNKSYEEFHKRNVKIVGVSIDSVFVHQAWQNTAPKNGGIGKIKFPMISDIKHEIQKAYGIEHPTFNIALRASFLIDANWTIRHQVVNDLPFGRNINEIIRMIDAIEFHNKYGEVCPANWEPGKDGITTSLKGISSYLDKHFS
- the ung gene encoding uracil-DNA glycosylase, which produces MNTSLTWKDILSQEKKKYFFDMINYIKKERLKKIIYPSSKDMFNAFLLTSFDEIKVVIIGQDPYFSKNQAHGLAFSVPKNKNIPPSLKNIYKELNNDFKKRYIFHHGCLENWAKQGVFLLNTILTVESGKPKSHNNIGWEIFTNKVISCISQYKKSIVFLLWGGNAHKKYNLIDINKHYILKSSHPSPLSANRGFFGCKHFSKTNKILTKCKKKEINWFDI
- the grpE gene encoding nucleotide exchange factor GrpE, whose product is MDTEEKQPKNKNIEKKDIKKEIEKKIHDTSEVEKNNTNQLSELKEKIFNNQKKIHDIQLRHLAHIENIKKDAEIKIKNIKNIKKEEFFKKIVPIIDALEDTLSLSKKLNLDEKPLVQGIKLILESLFKIIYKFGVKKEGKKNEIFNPKIHNIILTENSTEIQPDRIISIKRIGLSFNNIVIRKALVKISKI